A window of the Acidithiobacillus thiooxidans ATCC 19377 genome harbors these coding sequences:
- a CDS encoding DsrE family protein — MIWNNYLLNSLHRVCTFEVLNQAFTRRSRSATTIKAAKEKPTKWLITILLCYSLLLSYGVAWAANEPAWGHGPYRMLFEVDSAKPSAWTMTLGAVTHIVHKVGIPPARLEVLAWGPGLQMLLKNAPDAMEITILQMRGVRFVACQTSMRRLHITARQLAPGVNVVAGGMAELMKRHNEGWAEVKM; from the coding sequence ATGATATGGAATAATTACTTACTAAACAGCCTGCACAGAGTTTGTACTTTTGAGGTATTGAATCAAGCGTTCACACGTAGAAGCAGATCTGCAACGACAATCAAAGCCGCAAAAGAAAAGCCTACGAAATGGCTTATAACCATTCTGCTTTGTTATTCACTATTGCTCAGTTATGGGGTGGCGTGGGCCGCCAATGAGCCTGCTTGGGGCCACGGACCTTACCGAATGCTCTTTGAAGTCGACTCAGCAAAACCATCAGCGTGGACGATGACTCTTGGTGCAGTCACTCACATCGTCCACAAGGTCGGCATTCCACCTGCCCGGTTGGAAGTGTTGGCCTGGGGGCCTGGCCTGCAAATGCTCTTAAAGAATGCTCCGGATGCCATGGAAATTACCATTTTACAGATGCGTGGAGTTCGTTTCGTAGCCTGTCAAACATCCATGCGTCGGCTGCATATTACGGCGCGTCAATTAGCTCCCGGAGTGAATGTAGTGGCTGGAGGCATGGCAGAGCTGATGAAACGTCATAATGAAGGTTGGGCCGAAGTCAAAATGTAG
- a CDS encoding hemerythrin domain-containing protein: protein MSLFVTAPDFDDPIGLLLACHNKILSHCETLEQLPAHLVSHGPDEEARQAAGRVLKYFCQAERLHHDDEEQNLFPLLTAYPDFPENLRAPLHNLSLQHRDLEKAWSKLSQDLEAIVAGKEVHLSPTAFIAMNRAHIILENNEIFPVALQLLSRDTLVEIGAAMRARHVGPLT, encoded by the coding sequence ATGTCACTTTTTGTTACTGCTCCTGACTTTGATGATCCTATTGGTCTACTGCTGGCCTGTCATAACAAAATTTTGAGCCATTGCGAAACACTGGAACAGTTGCCTGCACATCTGGTCAGTCACGGACCAGATGAGGAAGCCAGGCAGGCTGCTGGGCGTGTCCTCAAATATTTCTGTCAGGCTGAACGCCTTCATCATGACGATGAAGAACAAAATCTTTTCCCTTTACTCACTGCTTACCCCGATTTTCCAGAAAACCTACGCGCCCCCTTACACAATCTGAGCCTACAGCATCGTGATCTAGAAAAAGCATGGTCAAAACTTTCTCAAGATCTGGAAGCGATAGTGGCCGGGAAAGAAGTTCATCTTTCTCCAACCGCTTTCATCGCTATGAATCGCGCCCACATTATCCTCGAAAACAATGAAATCTTTCCCGTAGCCCTACAATTGTTGTCGAGGGATACCCTGGTCGAAATTGGTGCGGCCATGCGAGCACGTCATGTCGGGCCACTCACATAA
- a CDS encoding globin domain-containing protein gives MSINIQLIQSSGAAVKDLGVQVAEHFYNYMFTHFPEVRKMFPGDMTEQRIRLFNSVILIATTIDNLEVLVPYLKELGISHIKYDTRPEHYPIVGKSLLNTLKHFLGAAWTQEMAESWIEAYNLASTVCIEAAYEAMAPSRFVPVTIDDVPPAV, from the coding sequence ATGAGCATTAATATTCAACTGATCCAGTCCAGTGGTGCAGCTGTGAAAGACCTGGGTGTTCAGGTTGCCGAGCACTTTTATAATTATATGTTTACGCATTTTCCGGAAGTCCGGAAAATGTTTCCGGGAGACATGACCGAACAACGTATTCGGCTTTTTAATTCGGTCATTCTGATTGCGACCACTATCGACAATCTGGAAGTGTTGGTCCCCTATCTGAAAGAACTGGGCATTTCACACATCAAATATGATACGCGTCCGGAACATTATCCCATCGTCGGTAAAAGCCTGCTCAATACCCTGAAACATTTTCTGGGAGCTGCCTGGACTCAGGAAATGGCAGAATCCTGGATTGAGGCCTATAACCTCGCTTCCACGGTATGTATTGAGGCCGCCTATGAGGCAATGGCCCCTTCCCGTTTTGTCCCGGTCACCATCGACGACGTTCCGCCTGCTGTGTGA
- a CDS encoding 2Fe-2S iron-sulfur cluster-binding protein, translated as MEYEICLEPSGVRFKADENQNIVEAAKAHHVAIKHGCASGSCGDCKGTILSGESEQGPFMPLLLLPTERAAGMAILCKLYPRSNLRLQAEVISGDIWNTEIVGLSKLAWNVLELRLRPEKPYPYRSGQYARMAVPGQENQWRSYSMATPPQDWGELVFHIRELPGGLFSRWLFYRAQPGEVITLGPPQGDFALQDNTRPLLCIAAGTGLAPIEAIIQESMHTGQTRPIHLFYGAKKKRDFYHLETLQQWAGQYAHFTFTPTISDGEDTQWKGARRLLPTVAANGHWQDHEVYLCGGPGMIEAAIDLLRSHDVPHAHIHFDSFAPNG; from the coding sequence ATGGAATACGAAATTTGTCTGGAGCCCTCCGGTGTCCGCTTCAAGGCGGATGAAAACCAGAATATTGTCGAAGCGGCAAAAGCCCATCATGTGGCCATTAAACATGGATGCGCCAGCGGTTCCTGCGGAGATTGCAAGGGCACCATCCTGTCCGGAGAAAGTGAGCAAGGACCCTTCATGCCCCTGCTTTTATTGCCAACCGAGCGCGCTGCGGGCATGGCCATTTTGTGCAAGCTATATCCGCGCAGTAATCTGCGGCTGCAAGCTGAAGTGATTTCCGGGGACATCTGGAATACTGAAATTGTGGGGTTGAGCAAACTGGCCTGGAATGTGCTGGAACTGCGGTTACGGCCGGAAAAACCCTATCCATACCGAAGCGGGCAATATGCACGGATGGCCGTGCCGGGACAGGAAAATCAATGGCGTTCCTACTCCATGGCCACCCCTCCGCAGGACTGGGGCGAGTTGGTTTTTCATATTCGTGAACTTCCGGGTGGTCTGTTCAGTCGCTGGCTTTTTTACCGGGCACAGCCCGGCGAAGTAATCACGCTCGGACCGCCACAAGGAGACTTCGCCCTCCAGGATAATACGCGGCCCCTGCTTTGTATTGCCGCAGGAACGGGATTGGCACCCATTGAAGCCATCATTCAGGAAAGTATGCACACAGGGCAAACCCGCCCGATTCATCTTTTTTACGGCGCCAAAAAAAAGCGGGATTTTTATCATCTGGAAACACTGCAGCAATGGGCCGGACAGTATGCCCATTTCACTTTTACACCCACCATTTCCGATGGCGAAGATACGCAGTGGAAAGGTGCCCGCCGTCTTCTGCCCACGGTGGCAGCCAACGGCCACTGGCAGGATCATGAAGTGTATCTGTGTGGCGGACCCGGCATGATAGAAGCGGCCATCGATCTCCTGCGTTCTCATGACGTGCCTCATGCGCACATACACTTTGACTCTTTTGCGCCCAACGGTTAG
- a CDS encoding thioredoxin family protein, whose protein sequence is MKVQILVSKWCPVCPQAEAVWKQAAEKVPMELQVLDVADREGREIVSNLRIKTVPAIVVDGALKTVGAQPLGEVLKMLGAQ, encoded by the coding sequence ATGAAAGTACAAATTCTGGTCTCGAAATGGTGCCCGGTTTGCCCGCAGGCTGAAGCAGTATGGAAACAAGCTGCGGAAAAGGTGCCGATGGAACTGCAGGTACTGGATGTGGCGGATCGCGAAGGGCGCGAAATCGTCAGCAATCTGCGCATTAAAACGGTCCCGGCCATTGTCGTGGACGGTGCCCTGAAGACAGTAGGCGCACAGCCTCTGGGCGAAGTGCTGAAAATGCTCGGCGCCCAATGA
- a CDS encoding hemerythrin domain-containing protein produces the protein MTPIDQIMQQDHERLDQLLEQSAQAVRQGAWQEAAQFLEALRHGIVDGHMVVEEGTLFPAFELQEGSEDHPLTALLRKGHQDLRVFFEEMAEAIADQDAETFDDLLSTVQTILKQHDAKEETELYPYLASALADQGEAAGKRILDFEAEATS, from the coding sequence ATGACACCCATAGATCAGATCATGCAACAGGACCATGAACGCCTGGATCAACTTTTGGAGCAAAGTGCCCAGGCTGTCCGCCAAGGCGCATGGCAGGAAGCTGCGCAGTTCCTGGAAGCCTTACGCCACGGCATTGTTGATGGTCATATGGTCGTGGAAGAAGGCACCTTATTCCCTGCCTTCGAGCTACAGGAAGGTAGCGAAGATCATCCTCTGACTGCGCTACTCCGCAAGGGGCATCAGGATCTGCGGGTGTTTTTTGAAGAAATGGCGGAGGCCATTGCAGACCAAGACGCCGAGACCTTTGACGATCTGCTGAGTACCGTCCAAACCATTCTCAAACAACACGATGCCAAGGAAGAAACCGAACTTTATCCCTATCTGGCTAGCGCGTTGGCGGATCAGGGTGAAGCTGCGGGAAAACGTATTCTCGACTTTGAGGCGGAGGCCACATCATGA
- a CDS encoding glycine cleavage system protein H, whose protein sequence is MSEYNGCELPEDLFYDLDYVWVRPEEDGTLTIGVTDPAQTMSGRLQKARIKKTGTHLEAGRHVATLESGKWAGGVPVPFAGEVIARNEQLLEDPHLINIDPYKDAWIARVKPDDPQHALDNVKTGSEAIEALEAWIKRYGVQCMRCSE, encoded by the coding sequence ATGAGTGAATATAATGGTTGTGAACTGCCTGAAGACCTGTTTTATGATCTCGATTATGTCTGGGTGCGCCCGGAAGAAGACGGTACGCTGACAATTGGCGTCACAGACCCTGCGCAGACCATGTCGGGCCGCCTGCAAAAAGCCCGCATTAAAAAAACCGGCACACATCTGGAGGCCGGACGGCATGTGGCTACGCTGGAAAGTGGCAAGTGGGCAGGCGGCGTACCCGTGCCCTTTGCCGGTGAAGTCATTGCCCGCAACGAGCAATTGTTGGAAGACCCGCACCTGATCAATATTGATCCTTACAAGGACGCCTGGATTGCCCGCGTCAAACCGGATGATCCCCAACATGCCCTGGACAACGTGAAAACCGGCAGTGAGGCTATTGAAGCACTGGAGGCCTGGATCAAACGCTATGGGGTGCAGTGTATGCGCTGTTCGGAATGA
- a CDS encoding DNA-3-methyladenine glycosylase 2: protein MKQAASRFTLSPPAPFRLDLTVWVLRRQAHNQIDAWDGEIYRRAWQYAGNRLEVRLWQSQAGRTPLLEGEVQGNCVDASSVAWVSRQLSWMLGLDQDLRPFYAMAASDLRLAALADRFQGFRPPRFSSLFEALSNAIACQQLSLHVGILLLNRMARLCGNDPEVTDLLVPFPNPAALLQQEAASLRSLGFSIQKAKFLLGIAESAAAGQLARENWQDLSNSEAAQRLHQLRGIGRWSTEYVLLRGLGRLDVFPGDDVGARKALYQWLEEKSAPDYMQVAKRLQSWQPYAGMLYFLLLLNRLEKEGHIS, encoded by the coding sequence ATGAAACAGGCCGCAAGCCGTTTTACGCTCAGCCCGCCCGCGCCCTTTCGCCTGGACCTGACCGTCTGGGTGCTCCGTCGTCAGGCCCATAATCAGATCGATGCCTGGGATGGCGAAATCTACCGGCGGGCCTGGCAATATGCAGGAAACAGACTGGAGGTCCGGCTTTGGCAAAGTCAGGCAGGCAGGACGCCACTGCTGGAAGGAGAAGTCCAGGGGAACTGCGTTGATGCGTCAAGCGTTGCCTGGGTCAGCAGGCAACTTTCGTGGATGCTGGGTCTGGACCAGGATCTTCGCCCCTTCTACGCGATGGCCGCCAGCGACTTGCGGCTGGCAGCTCTGGCGGATCGCTTTCAGGGATTCAGGCCGCCGCGTTTTTCCTCCCTTTTCGAAGCGCTGAGTAATGCCATTGCCTGCCAGCAATTGAGCCTGCATGTCGGCATTCTCCTGCTCAACCGCATGGCAAGGCTGTGCGGTAACGATCCCGAAGTAACGGACCTGCTTGTGCCTTTCCCGAACCCTGCCGCCTTACTGCAGCAGGAAGCAGCCAGCCTGCGCAGCCTGGGGTTCAGCATCCAGAAGGCCAAGTTTTTGCTTGGAATTGCAGAAAGCGCTGCAGCAGGTCAGTTGGCGCGTGAAAACTGGCAAGACCTGAGCAATTCTGAAGCCGCACAGCGCCTGCATCAGTTGCGCGGTATCGGCCGTTGGTCTACAGAATATGTGTTGCTGCGCGGGCTGGGGCGTCTGGACGTGTTCCCAGGTGATGATGTAGGCGCCCGCAAGGCCTTGTATCAGTGGCTGGAAGAAAAGTCTGCTCCGGACTATATGCAGGTAGCCAAAAGGTTGCAGTCTTGGCAGCCCTATGCCGGCATGCTGTATTTTCTTCTGCTCTTAAACCGCCTGGAGAAAGAGGGACATATATCATGA
- a CDS encoding DUF488 domain-containing protein: MTSHSPLRSQPPEIITWRVYERPLPAGYHVLAERLWPRGVRKEDLPLDNWPKELTPSTALRQWFGHVEDRWTEFRERYLNELAEHQEEACRLLDNAEGRPVILLYAAHDKIHNGAVVLREFLLSQSC, from the coding sequence ATGACATCCCATTCGCCGTTACGATCTCAGCCCCCTGAGATCATTACCTGGCGCGTCTATGAGCGCCCTCTGCCAGCAGGCTACCACGTGCTCGCTGAACGTCTCTGGCCGCGCGGGGTGCGCAAGGAGGATCTTCCCCTGGACAACTGGCCCAAGGAACTCACACCCAGCACCGCTTTGCGTCAGTGGTTCGGGCATGTAGAAGATCGCTGGACCGAGTTTCGTGAGCGTTATCTGAACGAACTCGCCGAACACCAGGAAGAAGCCTGTCGTTTACTGGATAATGCGGAAGGTCGGCCGGTCATTCTGCTCTATGCCGCCCACGATAAAATCCATAATGGTGCCGTGGTACTTCGGGAGTTTTTGCTATCACAGTCCTGCTAG
- a CDS encoding MFS transporter → MDPVRLFLAMALAFPTSPWFLQRWGEMRVLAGAFIVFALASAICAQSNDYDIFLIARIVQGFPSGLTIPGSLQIILRHYPSTSP, encoded by the coding sequence TTGGACCCAGTCAGACTTTTTCTCGCCATGGCCCTGGCCTTTCCGACTTCTCCCTGGTTTTTGCAGCGCTGGGGGGAAATGCGGGTTTTGGCAGGGGCTTTTATCGTATTCGCCCTGGCTTCAGCCATCTGTGCCCAATCGAATGATTATGACATCTTTCTGATTGCCCGTATTGTTCAGGGGTTCCCGAGTGGATTGACCATTCCGGGATCTTTGCAGATTATCCTGCGCCACTATCCAAGTACATCGCCGTAA
- a CDS encoding DUF302 domain-containing protein has translation MDNSLLAGLFHWYSPYDVAQTARQLEDALKVQGFTIFTHFDHSRAAQEVGYQMLPTVVLVFGNPKGGTPLMLAAPTLAIDLPSKILIRQDKNLTVEVFLILWRISRSGTT, from the coding sequence TTGGATAACTCATTGCTGGCAGGTCTTTTCCATTGGTACTCGCCTTACGACGTAGCCCAAACAGCACGGCAATTGGAAGACGCTCTCAAGGTTCAAGGCTTTACCATCTTCACTCATTTCGATCATAGCCGCGCGGCACAAGAGGTCGGGTATCAGATGCTACCGACGGTAGTCCTAGTTTTTGGCAACCCCAAAGGCGGCACGCCGCTAATGCTTGCCGCTCCCACGCTAGCCATTGACCTCCCCAGCAAAATTCTGATCCGCCAGGATAAGAACCTCACTGTTGAGGTTTTTTTAATACTATGGCGTATCTCAAGGAGCGGCACCACTTGA